A portion of the Mus pahari chromosome 17, PAHARI_EIJ_v1.1, whole genome shotgun sequence genome contains these proteins:
- the Tmem249 gene encoding transmembrane protein 249, with the protein MGSGCPATRQPRYLPGFFSTERHLAYQLKNNSFYPFKQQQPDVFVLEYYLDTLWKGAMLFIICLVFISCNVLREVKHQETWCFPAYGMAVGLWLMLSSIPQRRLVLNHTRGMYHFSIQGRTVCQGPMHLVYVRLALSSDAYGGRFFQLVLCGHKLEPLVLVQLSERYEQMEFLGRHLARKLNINYFDYLASSYRHVVRHWPLGASFSPGIVQRKTRVYTKSSVNDLDV; encoded by the exons ATGGGCTCAGGTTGTCCAGCTACAAGGCAGCCACGCTACCTTCCAG GATTCTTCTCCACCGAGCGCCACTTAGCCTATCAGCTCAAGAACAACAGCTTTTACCCCTTCAAGCAGCAACAGCCTGATG TCTTTGTGCTCGAGTACTATTTGGACACGCTCTGGAAGGGGGCGATGCTCTTTATCATCTGCCTTGTCTTCATTTCCTGTAATGTCCTGAGAGAG GTGAAGCATCAGGAGACCTGGTGCTTTCCTGCCTATGGCATGGCTGTAGGCCTGTGGCTCATGCTCTCCTCGATACCGCAGCGCCGCCTAGTGTTGAACCACACGCGCGGCATGTACCACTTCTCCATCCAGGGCCGAACTGTATGTCAGGGGCCAATGCATCTGGTCTACGTGCGCCTGGCACTCAGTTCTGATG CCTATGGAGGTCGCTTCTTCCAGCTGGTCCTTTGTGGCCACAAGCTAGAACCACTTGTGTTGGTGCAGCTGTCGGAGCGCTATGAG CAAATGGAATTCTTGGGCCGGCACCTTGCCCGGAAACTCAACATCAACTACTTTGACTACCTGGCCTCCTCCTATCGTCATGTAGTCCGCCACTGGCCACTGGGGGCCTCCTTTAGCCCTGGCATTGTGCAGCGAAAAACACGAGTCTACACTAAGTCAAGTGTCAACGACCTGGATGTGTAA